The Amphiura filiformis chromosome 8, Afil_fr2py, whole genome shotgun sequence genomic sequence TGTCCTGGTGAAGAGTGCGAAGGCAGTCATGTTATCTTAAGCTCACGTACTTTTCGATATGATTTAAAATATTACGAGAATTATATTTTACTAGCACTATGCTGGCGTGTATAACAGCACGCATTCTTATCAGTAAACATTTATTATctaatatttaaaatgttttgttattatcTTACCAGGTTTAAGCCCAATCGACCAGCAGACCTTATTTTTGACACCTTTGACAAAAGCTTTTGGTAACAAATGTGGTACTACGACGTAAATTGGAGCTAACAGGGTTCTGCAAACGACCGCGTCGACCGTACCAATCAAATTGCCATAACATCCGCAGGGTTATATTTATGACGGGGTAACCGCAGGGTTATATTTtgaggagcacgtgtggccgagtggataaggcgcccaacTCATAaaacataggttgtgagttcgagccccgctcgtgccaacgtgttgtgtccttgggcaaggcactttatcctcattgcctactggggatggggttgggttggattggatgtttgtatagttgtttgtttcaatgttgcaatattggcgctgattaagctgctgcctgcaaattgcattgtgtctgtttagttgtgtttaatgtacaattctagcaatttgaccagagtttgaaataaaaccttcctttttttgttttttttaagtgactttctttttgtgttgtgtacaTATATTATGTACTCATTTAAACTTTTAAACTTGATAGCACTGATGTTAGAAAAGAAGAGCTCACTCATGTCAAGTCTTGTTTACCCTGTCTCTGTTGCCCTGAGATAAAACCTGATAACCATATGACATTTCCCATTAAAGGAAAGTCATATACATTTGTATAAATGATCTCCTACAATTATCCGATAGAAGTATTAGTAATACTAAGTTAATGAAGTATCACACGAATTCATATTTGGAAGACTAGCTTACAAATAATGATTGAAAGATATTTGATACAACTCTATAATTGTATTTCGAATCCCTATAGACAGATAACATCAAAAGTTTTCAGTATATCAAAATTGTTGTAATTTAAAAATTTACATATTTGCTTTAAACATTGTCTTTAAAACAAAATAGACATTCTACATTGTAATTTGGATATCAATTGTTTCTATCGGGAATTAAGGAATACCCGAAATATTGATATCATTTCGTCAGTTACTATGATTATTGAGACTGATTTCTAGAAAACATAATTACTACACTTCATTAGAAATAATTAACAATTATTGTTAACAATTTGGTGTACTGCTCCCTTGTTGGGAATTCAAACAGATTATGTTTTTAATAAACCCGCTGGGACTAGAAAACGATTCAAATATTACCGAcactttacataattatattttccaAGAAGTCACGTATTGTCCCTGACATAACTGATTTTCTAATTACCACAAATTTGCAAATCCTGCCAGTTACGGTTTATTTTGATTTCCTTTATTTATACATTCCGCTTCTCAATGACAAATCTATGTTTTACCAAATCATTGAACTATTCATGTGTTGTGCATTTTTATATACATGGAGTCTTCCTTGCAAAAGGTGAATGCCACGTGAAACTCTTGAGGGCATTTGAAATGGTCTCATCATTCTCACTGATCCATTTCTCATATCTTCACCCTTCTAGTTCAAGAGATTTCAGTACATaggcactacaatcgtgcaaatcgtgTTAAAGTTGCCGTATTTGGCAGAGTAATAGTACTTATAGATgtgattaatctaggctatggagccatttcaacaacacccCTCATTTAGTGGAAAAGgtctttgaactttgacctatctatgacgTATGGTTGTGGAGTTAGGGGCAAAAGTGTAACATTGTGACCAAAACCCGGATGGGAGATCACAATGACCGGATTACTGAAACAAAAACAAGTTATTGGGATGCGGTAGACACTAGATCTATACAATGAGTACTCCAGACAAAGTATATACGTAATCTATCATAAATAAAtgtatcagatttattttattttttttaacccgattccaactccaatacaaataattcgagtacaaaaaatattataATCTATTTCTATAACACCAGTGGTTATATTAAATATATGACACAATAGTATTCTATttggatttgaatttgaaaatcatccactcagatttgaatttaataataataataatgatcaacAATAAATGTCAATAAAGTCCAAGTGTATGATTAATCAAAAGTGGTTTCCAAAACGTAACGGTCAATCAATGTTCGCTTCAACCAAGCGCCATGTTGAAAGtgaaattcaaaatttaatataaattgattTGACCAATTTATAATCTAAGTTTCTTGCAATTTAGCTGtgttttgaaatatcaaaattaatatgtatAAACTTGTCTAATAATACCCAACCTCACAAAAGTGTATACACAAACCCACGGCCGTTCAATTGAAGCTGATCCGAAGAATTGGTACCGATAATGTATTCGCGATAAGTTCATGCGTAAATGACGATGTAAAAATGCCAAACGCTGATCGCGAAAGTTCATAAACCGGTAGAAAATGATGTTCTATATCCAATTGAAGATCGGGTCGTTGTTGTTGACGGAAGTTGTGTGCGAGGTGAAGTTCAAGTGGTGAAAGTGATTCCAGTCGTTGGTAACCAGTAGCAAAcgaaaatatggtgaaaacccTTAACCCATCCAGTTCCTCAAATGAAAATATGGACtggaatataaacaaacaaataacccaaaatttgaaaatacgtgCGCAAGTTGAATagatttttaatacaaaatatcaaaacaataaaatacgcactttcatttttaaattgatgCACACGACCACTTTTAAACCCCTATTTAATTAACAAGGGCGTGGCACTGacgtcatctaatttgcatacagGTGCATCTCTTTTGTTTCCTTACTTGCACAACAGTACATTTTCTTTCCAGAACAGTTGCTTTCGCAATCCAccgaaattatataaatatttctcaATGTCGTAAATTCTCATTTCACGATTGTAAATTAGGGCCTACatatatacaaataatacaaacaataatataaacacaGCAACGATATTATAGACTCCCAACATTTTACGGGAAGAACTATTCTCACAAAACCGTTTTTTCTAATTCATTCAATTACAATTTCTTTAGCTGAATTTTTCTTCCAACCCACATTTTGGACATTCCCAGCCATTCATTTCTTTAAACGTGGGAAATTCTTTCAAGTTCAAGAATTGGTAAATTGATGAATCAAATAATTACCTttccaaaaattggttaaaattttcCAACACAAACGTTTGAGATCAAACATGCTAAAAGAAACTTTCCAAATTAAATATTTCGCCATAATTAGGCCCAAATTAATTACatatacaaaacaatatattttacttACGTTGACTTCAGATATAGTTTATGCGGCGTTTCATGCATCGCTCTGGTAGTCTCTTGAGAACACCCACGTCCAGGACTGCCATCACAGTCTCAAGTGTCTTTAAATACCCGCGCCGGTCTAACCTCAAAACCAGGAAATTTTACTCATCGTCAAATACATAATTGACCTCAATTGCCCATACTACGCATGCAATTGCCAAACTGAGTAATTACTTTCACAGAGGTACTGTGACCGCGCCCATTAATAAAGGTGAACCACCAAGGCGGTGGCGATGAACCCACGACTTTACACCGCAGAAATTATATCGAAAGTAAATGAAAACGCTCTTCCAATGCGCACGTTAAAATCGGGTCACAATACTTccattgtgatttaaaaatccCGGTATAAATCCAGGTGGTCCGATTAACTTACAAAGGAAATACGAAAATATTGGCCGCGTGTGGCGCTATGCCTGAAAACTTAATGATCAAGTGAATCAGACGGCGCTGGACATTTAcagaaataatatatttttaaaaaaatgcgagTTCTGACGTGACAATTCACTCCCTCCTTTCGAAGGAAATGTATGCAATACATTTGCTAATAAGCACTTAATCTACAATATCTAAAAACTCTACACATTTTTTCATCTAGGCCTTTTCAGTTTAGGcctacaatatacatatatattattTCAACTTCATTTTAAGGCTACCTGTCAACAATAGGTCATCTTGAGCTCAAACATTTGACCGTCTCAAGTGTATTTTCACTACAGCCTAATAATGAATAAACATGTTTTACCTGTCTTACCTTATCTCACTTTATCTTGCTCTCGATATGACACCACTCGTGTACTACTCGTACTCCAATATGGTACCAAACTGGCTTTGGAGTCGAAGCTTGGCGTATGATTCTGCCTGGAGTGATTTCCAACTGATTGATGCACGGTAGTTACTGATGATCGGTTTGCACGGTAGATTCTCTGCTGTAAGTAAGTACCAACTTTACGCAAAACCCATACGATCGCCAGGCCTCCATCTTCGTTAGAGCGAGTACATTCAACTTCTGACTTCTTGGTGGTGTAGATACAAGAAAACAATATACCCATGATTTCCTGTATCAAGACCATGAAGATTACACCAATTCCTCTTTCGTCTTTTTGTATTGGAGAGCCTCCAACTATTCCTTGTCCTTGTCCTTCTGACTCCTCCACCTCCTCAATATGACGAAGTGTAGAATCATTCTGGTTATGTGGCGATATATCTAGCTTAACGACCTCGTCATCTGTCACCGTTGGCAGTTGGAGTGGTTTCGCTTTGGTCGTTAGTTGCACACTTGCTTCTGCTACCATCCCGATCTTGACTTCCGACTGCGGAACTACGTCTGACTGCTGAATAACGTCTGAAGTAACTTGACTAGATGTACGAACTAGATTGGTGTCCATTTCCTGCTCAATCTCAGCTTTCTCTCGCTCGTCTGGTGGATTTGGGAGTTCCTCAGGATCTTTAACACCAGGAATATTACCTACGACGAGATCACGGATAGGATTCTTCATCACGGACGCTAATACTTTGCCGACGAAGAATGGGGTGTCTATGTATACTTCTGCGACTGGATATATTCGAATGGTCCTATCGATGAGGATACACCCTCTATATCTACCGGTGTACTGTTCTGGTTGCACATAGTCTGCTTTCACGACAACTCCATCACATCCACTGTCACGCATAGCTAACACGCGATGATCACCAATCATCCCCATACGCATGTATCTCTTCCGACCTTCATTATGCTGACACGCTGCTGTCAATTCTAAATGATGTCCACAGTCCAGAGTTAAGTAACCATTCTGACATGCAGAGACTACGTGAGGGTCAACCTCTGAGAAGTAACCCATCACGTGAGATGAGTCAAAATTTTGATCCCCGATGTGACCGCTGTCCACTGCATTAGGCCTACTTGTAGGCCTTCTCTGGTTGCCTGCATTACACTGGTTGCCAAAAGTCACTGCACCTACGTTGGATGGAGTGAAGTTAGACATCAACCCACACTGGTTGTTGCAGCTGGCTACCTCACCTTCTCGACTACTAAGACTACGGGGCCTATCCGACTTGAACATAGACCTTCTGTCGGTGTTGGGTTGAGATGTCTGGCTAGAAGTTGCATTAGACATGCTAACACTGTCAACTAATGCTGCTAAAGTACTCTTGCTGGTACAGCTGCGTGCACGATGCCCTTGCTTACCACACACGTAACACGTTATGCTAGACCTAAATGGTTGacttgatgtaggcctattaaagtaACGATTACCTTGACCTTGGTACCTTGTATTCTTCTGCTGCTCTTGATGATGAGTCTTACCTTGGTTACCATACTGCGCATTATTCTTAGGCCTATTTTCGTCTTGACTCTTCTTCTTGGGAAAGGCCCACCAACCATGGTGTGCTTCAATATACCTATCGGCAATTTTAGCCAACTCCTTACTACTCTTTGGATCATGCTCCTTGACATATAGGCCTAACTCCTTAGGGCAGCTATGAACAAATTGGTCCTGCACTAATAAATAAATTAGGCCTTCAAGTGTCTGTTCAATCTCAGAAAGATCAAACCACCTTTGTAAGTACTTTGATACTCTAGTGATATATTGAGTGGCAGTCTCACTGGGTTCAGGCTTTGAGTCCTTGAACTTGTTACGAAAGCCTTCCTCTGTGAGGTCATAACGTTTCAACAATGTCTTTTTCAATGACTCGTAGTCATTAACCTCCTCCACATTAAGATTATAGTACGCCTCAAGACCTTTGCCTGTTAACAAGGTCCCTAAATTAAGGGCCCAAACTTGTGGGTCCCAACCTTGTGAAGTTGCATACCTTTCAAACCTTACTATAAACGCGTCCATGTTGTCTTTAGCCTCATCAAACTTTTGCAATTTTGGCGCTTTATAATTTCCCAATTTGCCGCTACCTTTACTTTGCGCACCATTAGGGTTAGCCGTTTGCAATTCTAAACGCTTAAGTTTGGTATTTTCCAAATGAATTTCCATAGTAACTCTGCGTTCTTCGCGCTGCACAGCCTTTTCGTCAACATCTCCCATCGTCTCCGTTTCCTCCTTTTTGCATTGTAATTCAAACTGCATGCGCTTTTCTTCAATTGACGCTTCCTGCTCTTTGCGTTGACGCTCAATTTCTGCCATTTCGTGTTCCTTCTTACGCTCCATTTCTGCTGTTTCTCGTTCGCGCTGGCGCTCAATTTCTGCTGTTTCTCGTTCGCGCTGGCGCTCAATTTCTGCCCTTTGTTGGTCATGATCTATACGCTGCTGCTCTTGGTCCATGCGCTGCTTTTGCTGCTCTATGCGCTGCTTTTCTTGATCTAAAAGTAACTCTTgttgctgtttttcaaaagcgcgCTCTTCAGCTCTAACTTGTCGCTCCCGATCCTGCTGCTCCTTTAAATTAACCCTTTCACTTTTGATCCATTCTCTTAACTCAGCGCCTTCCAAACCCAATTCTTTTCCCAATTCTACAAGCTTCTCGATTTCCATTGCTACTGTCATGCACTTGGCCATGAATAAACAtacaatatatatacaaaataagGCCTATCTAAAATTAGGCCTGTGActtacactacaacaatatcatAATACAATCATAACATCAATATAATAACTATGAACACTAAATAAGCAAATACTATATTGTCACGAGAGAACTCCTAAAATTTAATTGAACTTGAA encodes the following:
- the LOC140159269 gene encoding uncharacterized protein, with the protein product MGYFSEVDPHVVSACQNGYLTLDCGHHLELTAACQHNEGRKRYMRMGMIGDHRVLAMRDSGCDGVVVKADYVQPEQYTGRYRGCILIDRTIRIYPVAEVYIDTPFFVGKVLASVMKNPIRDLVVGNIPGVKDPEELPNPPDEREKAEIEQEMDTNLVRTSSQVTSDVIQQSDVVPQSEVKIGMVAEASVQLTTKAKPLQLPTVTDDEVVKLDISPHNQNDSTLRHIEEVEESEGQGQGIVGGSPIQKDERGIGVIFMVLIQEIMGILFSCIYTTKKSEVECTRSNEDGGLAIVWVLRKVGTYLQQRIYRANRSSVTTVHQSVGNHSRQNHTPSFDSKASLVPYWSTSSTRVVSYREQDKVR